The following coding sequences lie in one Salmo salar chromosome ssa13, Ssal_v3.1, whole genome shotgun sequence genomic window:
- the LOC106568222 gene encoding rho-related GTP-binding protein RhoF isoform X3 produces MGLLCRRPTARSTKYAPSVFEKYVTTVTYGGKEIRLNLYDTAGQDDYDRLRPLSYQNANLVLVCYDVTNPTSFENVLIKWYPEVNHFCRDIPVILIGCKTDLRKDKERTRRLKAMDQAPITYTQGEETRQHMSAELYLECSAKYRENVEDIFRDATKKALASSRRARHRTKKSHCVIL; encoded by the exons ATGGGCCTCTTGTGCAGAAGACCGACTGCTCGCAGCACA AAGTATGCTCCGTCTGTGTTTGAGAAATATGTCACCACAGTCACGTATGGAGGGAAAGAGATTCGGCTCAACCTCTATGACACAGCTG GCCAAGATGATTACGATCGTTTGAGGCCACTCTCCTACCAGAATGCCAACCTGGTGTTAGTTTGTTATGATGTGACCAACCCCACCAGTTTTGAAAATGTCTTAATCAAG TGGTACCCGGAAGTGAACCACTTCTGTCGCGATATTCctgtcattctgattggctgtaaGACTGACCTGAGGAAGGATAAGGAGCGTACCAGGAGACTCAAAGCCATGGATCAGGCTCCCATCACTTACACACAG GGTGAGGAGACCAGGCAGCATATGAGTGCTGAGCTTTATCTAGAGTGTTCAGCCAAATACCGGGAGAACGTAGAGGACATTTTCAGAGATGCCACCAAAAAAGCCCTGGCATCAAGCCGTAGAGCAAGACACCGTACGAAGAAGAGCCATTGTGTCATCCTGTGA
- the LOC106568222 gene encoding rho-related GTP-binding protein RhoF isoform X2: protein MTVLQSNPSPSNLKISKINLNDITYCHGNLVILKKYAPSVFEKYVTTVTYGGKEIRLNLYDTAGQDDYDRLRPLSYQNANLVLVCYDVTNPTSFENVLIKWYPEVNHFCRDIPVILIGCKTDLRKDKERTRRLKAMDQAPITYTQGEETRQHMSAELYLECSAKYRENVEDIFRDATKKALASSRRARHRTKKSHCVIL from the exons atGACAGTATTGCAGTCAAATCCCTCACCCTCGAATTTGAAGATATCAAAAATAAACCTAAACGACATAACCTACTGCCATGGAAATCTTGTCATTTTAAAG AAGTATGCTCCGTCTGTGTTTGAGAAATATGTCACCACAGTCACGTATGGAGGGAAAGAGATTCGGCTCAACCTCTATGACACAGCTG GCCAAGATGATTACGATCGTTTGAGGCCACTCTCCTACCAGAATGCCAACCTGGTGTTAGTTTGTTATGATGTGACCAACCCCACCAGTTTTGAAAATGTCTTAATCAAG TGGTACCCGGAAGTGAACCACTTCTGTCGCGATATTCctgtcattctgattggctgtaaGACTGACCTGAGGAAGGATAAGGAGCGTACCAGGAGACTCAAAGCCATGGATCAGGCTCCCATCACTTACACACAG GGTGAGGAGACCAGGCAGCATATGAGTGCTGAGCTTTATCTAGAGTGTTCAGCCAAATACCGGGAGAACGTAGAGGACATTTTCAGAGATGCCACCAAAAAAGCCCTGGCATCAAGCCGTAGAGCAAGACACCGTACGAAGAAGAGCCATTGTGTCATCCTGTGA
- the LOC106568222 gene encoding rho-related GTP-binding protein RhoF isoform X1, with the protein MTQNGTVTSNGNAKKGEELKIVIVGDGGCGKTSLLMVYAKGDFPEKYAPSVFEKYVTTVTYGGKEIRLNLYDTAGQDDYDRLRPLSYQNANLVLVCYDVTNPTSFENVLIKWYPEVNHFCRDIPVILIGCKTDLRKDKERTRRLKAMDQAPITYTQGEETRQHMSAELYLECSAKYRENVEDIFRDATKKALASSRRARHRTKKSHCVIL; encoded by the exons ATGACACAGAATGGTACTGTGACTAGCAATGGCAACGCTAAGAAGGGAGAAGAACTAAAAATTGTTATTGTGGGTGATGGGGGATGTGGGAAAACATCCCTTCTAATGGTGTATGCCAAAGGAGACTTTCCAGAG AAGTATGCTCCGTCTGTGTTTGAGAAATATGTCACCACAGTCACGTATGGAGGGAAAGAGATTCGGCTCAACCTCTATGACACAGCTG GCCAAGATGATTACGATCGTTTGAGGCCACTCTCCTACCAGAATGCCAACCTGGTGTTAGTTTGTTATGATGTGACCAACCCCACCAGTTTTGAAAATGTCTTAATCAAG TGGTACCCGGAAGTGAACCACTTCTGTCGCGATATTCctgtcattctgattggctgtaaGACTGACCTGAGGAAGGATAAGGAGCGTACCAGGAGACTCAAAGCCATGGATCAGGCTCCCATCACTTACACACAG GGTGAGGAGACCAGGCAGCATATGAGTGCTGAGCTTTATCTAGAGTGTTCAGCCAAATACCGGGAGAACGTAGAGGACATTTTCAGAGATGCCACCAAAAAAGCCCTGGCATCAAGCCGTAGAGCAAGACACCGTACGAAGAAGAGCCATTGTGTCATCCTGTGA